In Elusimicrobiota bacterium, a single window of DNA contains:
- a CDS encoding CHAD domain-containing protein — protein sequence MDPFRDVERARGWLRRSPPSARTVHEARKSLRRARAVLRLGRGTAVAAECARAGSACRRAARALAPLRDARVFADTLERLVSRRGADLPPEA from the coding sequence ATGGATCCCTTCCGCGACGTCGAACGGGCGCGCGGGTGGCTTCGCCGAAGCCCCCCGTCGGCCCGCACGGTGCACGAGGCTCGCAAGAGCCTGCGGCGGGCGCGCGCCGTGCTGAGGCTCGGGCGGGGCACCGCGGTCGCGGCGGAGTGCGCCCGCGCCGGCTCCGCCTGCCGCCGCGCCGCGCGGGCCCTGGCCCCGCTGCGCGACGCGCGCGTCTTCGCCGACACGCTGGAGCGCCTGGTCTCCCGGCGCGGCGCCGACCTGCCGCCGGAGGCG